The segment AGCGCGAACTGCACGGCGGCCAGGCCGACCCCGCCTGCGGCACCGTTGACGATCAGAGTCTGACCGGAACGGGCCGGCAGCAGATTCAATGCGCGGCGCGCCGTTTCGGCCGGCATCGGAAAGCCTGCCGCTTCCTCGAATGAGAGTCCGGCGGGTTTTTCCACCCAGTCCGAAAGAACGGCAAACTCGGCCGCTGCGCCGGAAACAGCGTGGCCGAAAACCTCATCGCCAGGGACAACGGAGTCGACGCCATCACCGATTTCATCGACGACGCCGGCGGCATCCATCCCGACTCCGGCCGGTGTCTCAAGCGGATGGCCGGCCGCCATCACGCCGGAGCGTATCTTCCAGTCGATGGGATTGACCCCGGCGGCGCGCACCGCGATTCGGACCTGCCCGGCCGCAGGATGCGGTTCCTCTGTCTCGACGACCTTCAGGACCTCCGGTCCCCCGTACTGAGCAAACTTGACTGCCTTCATCACATTCTCCTCGCCGGTGCTTCTGCTGATCTGCGGTACGCGCGATCTATCCGAATCAACTGGACGAGCTGCGGCCGTATTCCGGGAAGCCCGGCGAGGGCGGTGGGCGTTCGTTTTTGTCAGGTCTGCCGCGGTCGACAGGGACAGACCAGCCGTCTGACCCAGCCCAGGGATCGACCGGTATGGCGCGCTCACAGCGGCCAAGTTGATCAAGAATCCGTCCATACACCTTGACCTGCCGGGTAATCAGTCGACGGTCCAGGATGGAAGCGGATGGATACCTGGTCCGCACCCGGCGGAAGACCGTCTGCAGATGTTCCATTGACCGGACACCGACGATAAGCAGCAGATTCGCCGGGCTCGTCACCTCTGCACAAAAACGGGTTTCCTTCCACCCGCCGATGGCCGAACCTATGGAAGCGATCTCGTCGTCCGGAACCTGGAGCTGAACTACAGCACCCAGCGGATACCCGAAGACCGGGCGAGCGATATCGCACCGGAACCCGATTTCGCCTGCGCGGGAGAGACGATTGATCCTACGTTTGATCGCGTACTCAGATTTGCCAAGCGATGCGGCGAGTTCGGTGAATGATCGTCTGCCATCCAGAGCCAACGCCAGAAACACTGCTCGATCTTCTATTCCGAGCAATGGCGTCGCTGCCCGCAATTGGTCGGCATCATCCTTTACGTACCTGGTCATCTGTGGCGAGATCACGCCCTCGCGCCAAAGGACACCGCCCAACATGCTTCCGAAAGCGTGCACCCGCGAACGGAGAATGCGAGGGTCGTCGGGTATCGCCCGAGCCAGGGCATTATGTATCGAGGCCAGATCAGTGGTCAGCAGTATGCCGTGCACCTTGAATTCGCCGGTTGAGACGCCGACCGTGATGACCTCCGGCCGTTCGGCCAGCAGCATCGCAATCGCTTCCTCACTGCCGTGGCTGCATTCGAGCTCGATCACCGCGCCCTGCGAAGCCTGTGCAGTCAGCGAGATACTCGACCATGCCAGCCGATCATTGGTCAGACGTTCCCACCTCCGCGCCAGCGTCACGGTGGAGGCATCGACGACGCGCGCGACGACGGACCAGCTGGCCCTGGCATTGAGCTGCAGGGCATCCACCAGTTCGATGTCTCTCTCGTCGGGATGTGTGGATTGCAACATAGCTACAACTTAGGCTAATTCACCCTGTTTTTGTCCTAGATTTCTCGGTTGGTACGCCATTTTCCTGCATTTAGCCGACACTTCGTCAAACCGATCATAGGGTCATACCAGGTTTCACACGACGAGGCATAAGGGCGCCAGATGACAATCGACAAAGCTGTCAAAGGAACGAACGCAGCAACCGAGCGACTGTACCGAAAGGTGACTCGGCGAATTCTGCCGCTGTTGCTGATCTGCTACATCTTTGCGTACCTCGACCGGGTCAACATCGGATTCGCCAAGCTCGAGATGGCGAAAGACATCGGCCTGTCCGAGGCGGCCTACGGCCTGGGAGCCGGACTGTTCTTCCTCGGCTATGTCATCTTCGAGGTGCCCAGCAACCTGCTGCTGCAGAAGATCGGGACGAAGAAGACAATTTTCCGGATCATGATCCTGTGGGGCGCGACGTCTGCATCGATGATGTTCGTGAAGAACGAGACTGCTTTCTACATTGTCCGTTTCCTGCTGGGCATCTTCGAAGCCGGCTTCGCACCCGGCATCATCTTCTACTTGACCTACTGGTATTCGACCAAGAAGATGGCCGGCGCCATGGCTATCATCATGCTGGCCGGTCCGATCGGTTCGATGTTCGGCGGCCCCGTTTCCGGCTTCATCATCGGTCGCCTGCACGTCGTCGGTGGCCTCGCGGGCTGGCAATGGATGTTCCTCCTCGAAGGGATCCCCTGCATCATCCTGGCATTCCTGGTCTGGAAGTTCCTCGATGACGGTCCCGACAAGGCGACATGGCTAACGCCAGAGGAGAAGCAGATCATCGCTGCCGAGGTCCGCAGCAAAGACGCTGAAGGCAGCCACAGTTTCGCCGCGGCGCTTCGCGATCCCGTGATCTACCTGATGGCGATCGGCTATTTTTCGTTGATCAGCGGCATCTACGCGGTGAGCTTCTGGTTGCCGACCATACTGTCTGAGAATGGCGTCACTGACATCACCACCATCGGACTGTACTCGGCGGTCCCGTACATCTTCGCCATCATCTTCATGATCTGGATTGCCAAGCGATCAGATGCAAAAGGCGAACGTACATGGCACGTGATCATCCCCGCTATCCTCGCCGGTCTCGGCCTGACTGCCGCTGCCCTCCTACACGACCAGTTCTTTGTCTCCTTCGCCGCGATCATCCTGGCCACAACCGGTCTGTGGGTTTCCTACACAGTGTTCTGGGCCATGCCGTCCGAGCGGCTCAAGGGGACTGCCGCAGCCGGCGGCATCGCCCTGATCAACAGCATTGGCCTGCTGGGAGGCTTCGTCAGCCCCTACGTGATCGGACTGATCAAGGAATCTACCGGCAGCACCCAGGCGGGCCTGATGACGATGGTCGGCTTCCTGCTAATCGGCGTGATTTCCCTGTTCATATCGCAGCTACCAGCGCTGAAACACCGGATATCGTGATTCCGGCCTGGCAGGCGACACCAGCAGCACCGAAGACCCCTGAAAGGCCTTAAAACCATGCGCATTCTGATCGCGGGATTCCTGCACGAGACGAACACCTTTGCCCAACGACCTGCTGACTACGAGAACTTCGTCAACGGCGAAGGGTTTCCGGCCCTGCGTCGAGGCGAGGAGCTCTTTGAACTGGCGGCGGTCAACATCCCGCTCGGCGGGTTCATCAAGGCGATGGACGAGAGATCGCACGAGCTGATCCCGGTCTTGTGGTGCGCGGCATCTCCTTCGGCGCCAGTCACCTCAAGGGCCTTCGAGCTACTGGTCGGCGAAATCACCCAGGGGTGCCGGGACCACGCGCCGGACGCCGTGTACCTGGACCTGCATGGCGCAATGGTGACCGACGACTACGACGATGCGGAGGGCGAGGTTCTTCGACGGGTTAGGAGCATTGTCGGTCCCGATGTCCCGATCGTCGTGAGCCTGGATCTGCACGCAAACATGAGCAGCACGATGTTCGAGATAGCCGACGCGATGACGGCCTACCGCACCTATCCGCATGTGGACATGGCTGAGACAGGCAAAAGAAGCGTTGAGCTGCTGGAACGGTTACATCGTGGCGAAGAACTGCACTGCGCATGGCGTCGAATTCCCTTCCTGATCCCGATTAACGCCGGAAGCACAAACTTGGAACCAGCACGAGGCATCTATGCAACACTGGACGGCCCGCTGACCGACGGATACGACCTGTCGTTCGGCGCGGGGTTCCCGGCCGCCGATATCCCGGATTGCTCACCGGTCGTCTGGGGATACGGTCCAGACGCTCAACGATTGGACGCCTTCGTAGACGAACTTGCTGCGCGGGTGGCACGCCACGAGGGCGACTTTGTGCCTGAACTCCTGAGCCCGGATGGCGCCATGCAGCGCGCAAGCGAGTTGCTTGCTTCCGGAACTCGGCCGATCGTGATCGCCGATACTCAGGATAATCCCGGCGCCGGCGGTGAGGCGACAACCACCGGGATGCTCAGATCCCTCTTGAAACACAACATCGCAAAATCGGTACTCGGGGCAATCTGCGATCCCACGGTGGCAGCACATGCGCACGAGGTTGGGGTCGGCGCGACGATGACGGCGCGCTTCCCCGGTTCGCCGTATAGCGGGGACGCGCCCCTGGAACACGAGTTCACCGTAGCCGAACTCTCGGACGGGTACTGCCGGTTCGACGGTCCTATGATGCACGGAAACGAGCTGCACCTGGGCCCAAGCGCGCTATTGCTCAGCCGAGAGGTTGGCGTTGTCGTGACGACGCGGAAGGCGCAAATCATGGACCGCAATCAGTTCGCAATGGTCGGCGTTTCGCCCGAAGCGCAGAACGTTGTGGTGGTCAAGAGCTCCGTGCATTTCCGCGGCGACTTCCAACCTATTGCCGGAGCCGTGCTGGTTGCCCAGGCTCCCGGTCCGATGGCGGCGAACCCGGCCGATTTGAGCTGGACACGACTGGCTGAGGGAGTCCGGGTCGGGCCACTCGGGCAAGAGTTCCACCGGTCGGTCGAACTGAGCGGTTCATAAGCAAAGTTCTGCCGCTCCGGCGGAGCTCACGATCGCGAATTCCCCGCCGGCGCTGAGTTCACTCCTGCACTCGCTCCCAGCTGGAGACCGGGCCAGGGATTGTGGTGAAAAGCGGATGCGGGGCCGGGCTGGCTTCGTCGACCCAGCGCCTGGCGACGTCGGGGCTCCGCGTGTTGAGCTTGGCCAGAAGATGGGACCATTCATAGCCCAGTTGGCCTGAGGTAACCGGGATCAGCGGGCCAGGTTGCGGTTGCCGATTGATCTTCCCGCGGTCGAAACGATAGCCGCGGCTGTCCGCCTCATCTGCGATGCCGGCTAAATAGCTCGCGACGGCGGCGGCCGGCTCGGCCTGAGCCCTGAACCGTTCCAGCTGCGGGTGGTTGCTGTAACCGCCTGCCGGCTTCGCGAGCACCGATTGCGCAAGCAGTGCCTCCCGCCAGCATGCGGTGAGTGCCTGGCGATCGAAGTAGCGGGGATGTACGGACCAAAGCCTCATGATCGCGATCCAGCCTGGCCCGCGGAGCGGGATGCGGTGAGGGCCGCGGACCACCGGCCCGCGACCCTCACCATAGGAAAGCCACTAGCCAACGTGGCCGCGCCATCCACCATTTTGATTGGCTGGATCCTCGACGAAGTCCTTAAAACTGGCAAGGTCCTTCTTAATCGCGCGATCGTCGACTCCGAAGGCGGCACCCAGCTTTTCCAGCGCGCCTTCCGCCGCCCAGTCGAGCTGCACGGTCACCCTGGTCGTTGCATCACTGAGCTTGTGAAATGTCACGACACCGGCGTGGTTCTCTTCGCCGCCGATGCTGTTCCAGGCAACGCGCTCGTCGGGGTTCTGCTCGGTTATCTCAGCATCGAACTCACGCTCGGCGCCTGCGATTTTCACCTTCCAGTGTGTGTGCGTGTCGTCGATCTGGGTGACCGATTCAACGAAGTTGAGAAAGTGGGGAAATGATTCGAACTGGGTCCACTGGTTGTAGGCAACGCTGACCGGGACGTCAACGTCGATTGTTTCGATGACTTGTGTCATTTCGTGTTCCTTTCGATCCGGGCGATTCCGTGCCAAGCGGCACGGTCGGGGGCAGCGTGCCGGGCGCTGCTACCTCTTTGGGAGCGTCAACTGCGGCGCTCAACAGATTCAGGAAGTTGATCACGGTTTCCTGCTGGTCACGGGTCAGGTTCTCCGCGACGGCAAGCATCCGTTCATGCATGGAGCTGAGGGTTTTCCGCACCTCGAGATGGGCGGCCGGCGTGACGTGCAGCAGCTGCGCCCGATGATCATTGGGGTTAACTTCGCGGCGAAGGTGCCCCGAGCCAACCAGACGCGCAAGTAGCTTCGCGGTAGCCGCAGACGAAATTCCAAGTAAGCGTGCCAGGTCCTTTGGAGCGATTGCACGTCCGCTCGGTTCGGCCGAGATCAGGTGACGCAGAGCGCGCAGGTCGCTTTCATTCATGTCCATCTCGACTCTGAGACGTTCACGCATTGCGGAGTCGGCAGCGTGGAAGCGGCGCAATGCCCGGAGCACCAAGACGGCAGGTTCGGCGGCGCCGTCCCTATCGGCATACCAATAGCTGGTCGGCACCCGATCGCTCTCCCTGGCAACCATGGCTCGATGGTATCGCAGATTTAGCTAACTCGGTTAGCTAAATCATCGTCCAGGCTGTCAGATGCCGAGACGAAGGCTGCGCAGCTTGCGATTCTGAGCCGGCCTGGACGGCGGGAGCTGAAAACCCCGGGCTACGACGCGGCAGAAGTTGAACAGCCGTCCCGGCCAGGCTCCCGTAAAGCAGAGTCCGAATGTCCCCGCCTTATAGCCGGGGGCCGCGGCGAAGAGCTGACTTCGAAGACAAGCTGTAACTGTCAATCGCTGCTTGAGTCGCAGCCATCGAGTGACTGTCAGTGCTGGGTGGGAGCATGGGGTTATGGAAAGCAATGGTGCTTCGCATAACCGCAGGGATGACAGTCGTCCGGCGGTTGATGGCGTCGGCTCGGCGCCGCTCGGCGTTGCTGCCAGTGATGTCACCGTTGATGAGTGTTGGTTGCTGGTCGAGGGTGCGGTGGCTGAGGCCGTGTCTGGGGTGGTGAGCGCGGATTCGCTGAGACTGTTGCGGAGCGTGTTGGACCGCTCCCTGGCCTGTGACTTCGGTGAGTACGTCGTCTTGTTGGAGCGGCTCGATGAGGCGGAGGACCTGCCGGAGGAACTCCGGGTCGACGTGATCCGGGCCTGGGAACGCGTGTCCGCCAGCGCCCGGGCCCGCCAGGACGACCAGCTGGCGGACCACCGGGCGAACGCCGCTGCTGCCGCGGCCCGGGTGTACCGCGCCCAACCGGCAGGGAGTACCCGGCCTGGGGTGGAGGAGTTGGAGCGGTTCGCCCGGATGGAAGTCACCGCCGCCCTGAAATGGACCGATGGGCACGCTAAACGCCGGATCGATCAGGCGTCCCGGGTGATCGACCGGCTGCCGAGTACGCACGTCCTGCACCGTGCCGCGGTGCTCAGTTCAAGCCAGGTCGCGGTGCTGGATGAGAACTCGAAAGACTTCGACGCCTATCAGGCGTCGGCGTTCGAGATGTGGCTGCTACCGAAAATCCCGGAACTCACCGTAGCGAAAACCCGGCGCCTCGCGGCACGGTATTGCGCGAATCTGTGCCCGGAGATCCTCAGCGACCGACACGAACAGGCCCTCACGAGACGGTGCGTGAAGAAGCAGGCGTGTCCGGACGGGATGGCGATCCTGGAAGCCTATTTGCCCGCGGATGCCGCGGAAATCGTGTACAACTGCCTGACCACATTCGCCCACACCGGCCCGCCGGAGACCACAGTGTCGCAACGGCGTGCCGATGCCCTGGTCGACCTCGCCCTGGCCGGTCTCGCCGGCTACACCGAACCCGCCGGCAGAGCACTAACCACCACCTTGAACGTCACCATCCCCGCCACCCTGCTAGCCCAAACCCTGGACGACCTCGCCGCCCGCGAAGGTGGCGATAGGACAGGTGTTGGCTCTGGCGGGGCTGGAAGTGGCGACGATCAGAAGGGTGCCGTGGGAGGTCGGCCGGACGACGGCATGACGGGCAGCGGCAATGACGCGCATTCAACTGCGGGAGGCGCGACCGCCAGCGGCAGCGCAGCCGGTGCGAGTGGTACCTCTAGCAGCAGCTCGGATGTTCCTGCCGGCGATTTTACTGGGGCTGACGCTTCCAGGAACGCAATCTCGACCGGCCCACCCACCGGGGAGCGGCCGGCTAGTGACGAGGAACCAGCCGGTGCGGCGATCCTGGCCGGATACGGCGTGATCCCACCAATACTCGCAGTCAGACTCGCTGCGGACGCCACCTGGCGGCGGATCATCACCGACCCCATCAACGGAACCGTCCTCCACATCGACAGCAGCGAGTACCGTCCGCCCGAAGAACTCAAACGCTACGTGATCGCCCGCAGCCAACACTGCATCTTCATCGGCTGCACCGTCCCGGCACACAAATGCGACCTGGACCATACTGTTCCGTTTCCGGTGGGCCGGACCACCGCAGCGAACATGGGCCCGCTCTCGCGCGGGCATCACCGGCTAAAAACATTCGGACAATGGAAACTCGAACAGCCAGACAACGGTGTCTTCCGCTGGACCGACCCACACCACCGGCAATACTGGGTCACCCCAGAACCACTGGAAAGCGAACCCCTCCACGACCTCAACCTCGCGCTGCCAGACGTCCCACCCTTCTGACAACCGAAACCGAGACGCGCCCCGATCTGATAACCGAAAACGAGGCCGCAAGGCGATTCAATCGATCGAATCAGCACCTTGATCAGGTAGGTGTCGGACCGGCTACCGTAGAGAGTCCTAACGGCGCGGTCAACGCTCCGGCTACCCGAGATCGTGAGGACGAGTGCTGGGATTCAACACCATCGAAGTGCTGCTGACGATCTTGTGGGCTCTCGGCGCTGTGGCCGCCCTCGCCAGCCTCTTCAAGGGCAGCTCGCGCTGGACAAATATTGGCACGGTCCTGATCGCCTTTGTCGTCCCAGTCCTGGGGTCGCTCTGGGCCATCAGCTACGCGGTCACGGTCTTCGCGCGAACCCGACGCTCACGGGAATTGAAGCGCCCGCAGACCCACTAGTAAGGCAATGCCACTCGTCGGGAAAGGCTGCTCCCCGGACCGTCTCCCCTCACCGCGAGTCCGCCGGAAACAGCGGCACGCCAATCTGCGGCACCGCCGCCAATAGTCGCTTGGTGTACTCGTGCT is part of the Saxibacter everestensis genome and harbors:
- a CDS encoding NADP-dependent oxidoreductase, whose protein sequence is MKAVKFAQYGGPEVLKVVETEEPHPAAGQVRIAVRAAGVNPIDWKIRSGVMAAGHPLETPAGVGMDAAGVVDEIGDGVDSVVPGDEVFGHAVSGAAAEFAVLSDWVEKPAGLSFEEAAGFPMPAETARRALNLLPARSGQTLIVNGAAGGVGLAAVQFALADGLMVIGTASERNHEFLRSLGAIPVSYGEGLVDRVNEIAPRGVDVAFDAVGSGTLPELIQITGSPDAVITIADADAARHGVRFTSGGEGRAPEGRADAAALFEQGKFTLPVAETFPLEDTQTAHAKSEEGHVLGKYILTVS
- a CDS encoding Lrp/AsnC family transcriptional regulator, giving the protein MLQSTHPDERDIELVDALQLNARASWSVVARVVDASTVTLARRWERLTNDRLAWSSISLTAQASQGAVIELECSHGSEEAIAMLLAERPEVITVGVSTGEFKVHGILLTTDLASIHNALARAIPDDPRILRSRVHAFGSMLGGVLWREGVISPQMTRYVKDDADQLRAATPLLGIEDRAVFLALALDGRRSFTELAASLGKSEYAIKRRINRLSRAGEIGFRCDIARPVFGYPLGAVVQLQVPDDEIASIGSAIGGWKETRFCAEVTSPANLLLIVGVRSMEHLQTVFRRVRTRYPSASILDRRLITRQVKVYGRILDQLGRCERAIPVDPWAGSDGWSVPVDRGRPDKNERPPPSPGFPEYGRSSSS
- a CDS encoding MFS transporter, producing the protein MTIDKAVKGTNAATERLYRKVTRRILPLLLICYIFAYLDRVNIGFAKLEMAKDIGLSEAAYGLGAGLFFLGYVIFEVPSNLLLQKIGTKKTIFRIMILWGATSASMMFVKNETAFYIVRFLLGIFEAGFAPGIIFYLTYWYSTKKMAGAMAIIMLAGPIGSMFGGPVSGFIIGRLHVVGGLAGWQWMFLLEGIPCIILAFLVWKFLDDGPDKATWLTPEEKQIIAAEVRSKDAEGSHSFAAALRDPVIYLMAIGYFSLISGIYAVSFWLPTILSENGVTDITTIGLYSAVPYIFAIIFMIWIAKRSDAKGERTWHVIIPAILAGLGLTAAALLHDQFFVSFAAIILATTGLWVSYTVFWAMPSERLKGTAAAGGIALINSIGLLGGFVSPYVIGLIKESTGSTQAGLMTMVGFLLIGVISLFISQLPALKHRIS
- a CDS encoding M81 family metallopeptidase, which codes for MRILIAGFLHETNTFAQRPADYENFVNGEGFPALRRGEELFELAAVNIPLGGFIKAMDERSHELIPVLWCAASPSAPVTSRAFELLVGEITQGCRDHAPDAVYLDLHGAMVTDDYDDAEGEVLRRVRSIVGPDVPIVVSLDLHANMSSTMFEIADAMTAYRTYPHVDMAETGKRSVELLERLHRGEELHCAWRRIPFLIPINAGSTNLEPARGIYATLDGPLTDGYDLSFGAGFPAADIPDCSPVVWGYGPDAQRLDAFVDELAARVARHEGDFVPELLSPDGAMQRASELLASGTRPIVIADTQDNPGAGGEATTTGMLRSLLKHNIAKSVLGAICDPTVAAHAHEVGVGATMTARFPGSPYSGDAPLEHEFTVAELSDGYCRFDGPMMHGNELHLGPSALLLSREVGVVVTTRKAQIMDRNQFAMVGVSPEAQNVVVVKSSVHFRGDFQPIAGAVLVAQAPGPMAANPADLSWTRLAEGVRVGPLGQEFHRSVELSGS
- a CDS encoding pyrimidine dimer DNA glycosylase/endonuclease V; its protein translation is MRLWSVHPRYFDRQALTACWREALLAQSVLAKPAGGYSNHPQLERFRAQAEPAAAVASYLAGIADEADSRGYRFDRGKINRQPQPGPLIPVTSGQLGYEWSHLLAKLNTRSPDVARRWVDEASPAPHPLFTTIPGPVSSWERVQE
- a CDS encoding SRPBCC family protein, whose protein sequence is MTQVIETIDVDVPVSVAYNQWTQFESFPHFLNFVESVTQIDDTHTHWKVKIAGAEREFDAEITEQNPDERVAWNSIGGEENHAGVVTFHKLSDATTRVTVQLDWAAEGALEKLGAAFGVDDRAIKKDLASFKDFVEDPANQNGGWRGHVG
- a CDS encoding MarR family winged helix-turn-helix transcriptional regulator, which gives rise to MVARESDRVPTSYWYADRDGAAEPAVLVLRALRRFHAADSAMRERLRVEMDMNESDLRALRHLISAEPSGRAIAPKDLARLLGISSAATAKLLARLVGSGHLRREVNPNDHRAQLLHVTPAAHLEVRKTLSSMHERMLAVAENLTRDQQETVINFLNLLSAAVDAPKEVAAPGTLPPTVPLGTESPGSKGTRNDTSHRNNRR
- a CDS encoding DUF222 domain-containing protein, producing the protein MESNGASHNRRDDSRPAVDGVGSAPLGVAASDVTVDECWLLVEGAVAEAVSGVVSADSLRLLRSVLDRSLACDFGEYVVLLERLDEAEDLPEELRVDVIRAWERVSASARARQDDQLADHRANAAAAAARVYRAQPAGSTRPGVEELERFARMEVTAALKWTDGHAKRRIDQASRVIDRLPSTHVLHRAAVLSSSQVAVLDENSKDFDAYQASAFEMWLLPKIPELTVAKTRRLAARYCANLCPEILSDRHEQALTRRCVKKQACPDGMAILEAYLPADAAEIVYNCLTTFAHTGPPETTVSQRRADALVDLALAGLAGYTEPAGRALTTTLNVTIPATLLAQTLDDLAAREGGDRTGVGSGGAGSGDDQKGAVGGRPDDGMTGSGNDAHSTAGGATASGSAAGASGTSSSSSDVPAGDFTGADASRNAISTGPPTGERPASDEEPAGAAILAGYGVIPPILAVRLAADATWRRIITDPINGTVLHIDSSEYRPPEELKRYVIARSQHCIFIGCTVPAHKCDLDHTVPFPVGRTTAANMGPLSRGHHRLKTFGQWKLEQPDNGVFRWTDPHHRQYWVTPEPLESEPLHDLNLALPDVPPF